In Anser cygnoides isolate HZ-2024a breed goose chromosome 31, Taihu_goose_T2T_genome, whole genome shotgun sequence, the following are encoded in one genomic region:
- the LOC136787789 gene encoding thialysine N-epsilon-acetyltransferase-like yields MSYRVRARGRRHAPDVSRLVTEAAKLLGDPDAVKTTPERLLADGFGPRPKFGCLVAEAAGEEGRAVGVFLHHFSYCTWTGARALRGGALRGAPHRGRGIGRALVENAAKVALAHGCSQLRVLAPGGPGGPGGSSPTWGPPTSPPAAAAGPCGTCPPPPWQSWPGPPAVTDPPGPGPPP; encoded by the exons ATGAGCTACCGGGTGCGCGCCCGGGGGCGCCGGCACGCGCCGGACGTCAGCCGGCTCGTCACG GAGGCAGCGAAGCTTTTGGGGGACCCCGATGCCGTGAAGACGACGCCCGAAA ggctcctGGCCGACGGGTTCGGGCCGCGCCCCAAATTCGGGTGTTTGGTGGCCGAAGCGGCCGGCGAGGAGG gccgcgCCGTGGGGGTGTTCCTGCACCACTTCTCCTACTGCACCTGGACGGGCGCGCGTGCTCTACGGGGAGGAGCTCTACGTGGAGCCCCCCACCGCG GCAGAGGCATCGGGCGGGCGCTGGTGGAGAACGCGGCCAAG gtggCGCTGGCCCacggctgctcccagctgcgGGTGCtggcgccgggggggccggggggccctgggggctcCTCACCCACCTGGGGGCCACCGACGTCACCgcccgcggcggcggctggGCCGTGTGgcacgtgcccccccccgccatggcaGTCCTGGCCGGGGCCCCCCGCCGTGACCGACCCCCCCggaccgggaccccccccttaA